The window TGAGGGTAGGAAGCTGCACGGCGGGGCAATGAATAGTTAAGTAGCGGATGCCGGGGCGCTGGTCTGGAAGCTACCAATTCAACTTTGGGATGCAGGCTAGGGTTGGCCTAGAGCAGATAGAAACGCTCTGCCCAGTCGCTGTGCGCCAACGGTTGAGTGCTGGGCGGCTGGAAACTATGGTTTTTTGCTATCAAAGGAGTGTGATCATGGAATCGCGACCGGTGGACCCCAGCTGGGAGGCCGTAACTACTGAAGATGGCCGGGGGATCTTTCACCTCTTCCCGGCTCTGTGTAAGGGGTGCGGCCTCTGCATCGAGAAGTGCCCGGTTCATACCATCGGCTGGTCCAAGCGTTTGGGCGTCTACGGCACCCCAGCGGTGGAGCCCGGCCATGGCGAGGGCTGCATTGCCTGCAAGATCTGTCAGATGGTTTGTCCTGACTGCGCCATTTGGGTGGAGCGGAAGGACAGAGAGGGTATAAAGGCGCGAGCAAAAACTCACTAGTGAGGAAGTGGCCAAGGTTACAGGAAGG is drawn from Clostridia bacterium and contains these coding sequences:
- a CDS encoding 4Fe-4S dicluster domain-containing protein, translated to MESRPVDPSWEAVTTEDGRGIFHLFPALCKGCGLCIEKCPVHTIGWSKRLGVYGTPAVEPGHGEGCIACKICQMVCPDCAIWVERKDREGIKARAKTH